Proteins co-encoded in one Acidisarcina sp. genomic window:
- a CDS encoding DUF6798 domain-containing protein, whose amino-acid sequence MNSDRPREPFLKLLLVALGAVLVHGYHLGADDAAIYVPAVKKAFDPALYPFGAEFFEHHGRLSIFSWLVAQTAKLGHMPPDLAIFLWHILGIFLMMIAVWRLATLCFEGASARWGAVLLVAAVLTVPVAGTALVIMDPYLTARSLSTPTTMLAVASFLASHRKEAFLWLLLTALVHPQNAAYGFALCAILALPLGWFAVPEPAPAYAFVADRLPTGFEFQPTHGAYHDVLYMRTFFFAQLWQWYEWLGVIAPMLILAWFSRLSPKGTLPGFRQLSRALLPFGLLTTIAFLILSSTRRFEPFVRLQPMRGFLLVYIIFFVLLGGLVGQYVLKARAWRWLALFLPLASGMCLAQRSAYAHSRHIEWPWVEPKNQWGEAFRWIRSNTPKDAVFALEPKYVTMPDVDQHGFRAIAERSVLSDYYKDSGAVSLFPQLADEWAAEQKAQQGWETFTVTDFERLAKEYPVSWVVVRHPAPAGLPCPYSNPTVSVCQIPAPSH is encoded by the coding sequence GTGAATTCCGATCGTCCGCGCGAACCATTTCTGAAGCTTCTGCTGGTTGCCCTGGGAGCCGTCCTCGTCCACGGATATCACCTGGGTGCGGACGATGCCGCCATCTATGTTCCGGCAGTCAAGAAGGCATTCGACCCGGCGCTGTATCCCTTCGGAGCCGAGTTCTTTGAGCACCACGGTCGTCTGTCCATCTTCTCCTGGCTGGTCGCGCAGACCGCGAAATTAGGCCACATGCCTCCGGATCTCGCCATTTTTCTCTGGCATATCCTCGGCATCTTCCTCATGATGATCGCCGTCTGGCGGCTCGCGACACTCTGCTTCGAAGGCGCCTCCGCTCGTTGGGGTGCGGTGCTCCTGGTGGCAGCCGTGCTGACGGTTCCCGTCGCCGGAACCGCGCTGGTCATCATGGATCCATACCTGACGGCCCGTTCCCTGTCGACACCCACCACCATGCTCGCCGTGGCAAGCTTCCTCGCCAGTCACAGGAAGGAAGCCTTTCTCTGGCTGTTGCTCACCGCGCTGGTGCATCCCCAGAATGCCGCCTACGGCTTCGCCCTGTGTGCGATTCTGGCCCTTCCTCTAGGTTGGTTCGCAGTGCCGGAGCCCGCGCCGGCCTATGCCTTTGTCGCAGATCGGCTGCCTACCGGCTTTGAGTTTCAGCCCACGCACGGCGCCTACCACGATGTTCTGTACATGCGCACCTTCTTCTTCGCGCAGCTTTGGCAGTGGTATGAGTGGCTAGGCGTGATTGCCCCCATGCTGATTTTGGCGTGGTTCTCCCGCCTTTCTCCAAAAGGAACGCTCCCGGGCTTTCGTCAGTTGAGCCGTGCGCTCCTGCCCTTTGGACTGCTGACCACCATCGCTTTCCTCATACTCAGTTCTACCCGGCGCTTTGAACCCTTTGTCCGGCTGCAGCCCATGCGGGGATTCCTGCTGGTCTACATCATCTTCTTCGTGCTGCTCGGCGGGCTCGTCGGCCAGTACGTTCTCAAAGCCCGCGCATGGCGCTGGCTCGCGCTCTTTCTGCCCCTCGCCAGTGGAATGTGCCTGGCACAGAGAAGCGCATACGCCCACAGCCGCCATATTGAGTGGCCGTGGGTAGAGCCGAAGAATCAGTGGGGCGAGGCCTTCCGCTGGATCCGCTCCAACACGCCGAAGGACGCGGTCTTTGCCCTGGAACCGAAATACGTAACCATGCCTGATGTCGATCAGCACGGCTTCCGCGCCATCGCCGAACGCAGCGTCCTCTCCGACTACTACAAGGACAGCGGTGCCGTATCGCTCTTTCCGCAGTTGGCCGACGAATGGGCCGCAGAACAGAAAGCGCAGCAGGGATGGGAGACGTTCACCGTCACCGATTTTGAGCGCCTGGCAAAGGAGTACCCTGTAAGTTGGGTGGTTGTAAGGCATCCTGCACCAGCAGGATTGCCCTGCCCCTACAGCAACCCGACCGTAAGTGTTTGCCAGATTCCTGCGCCTTCGCATTAG
- a CDS encoding glycosyltransferase family 2 protein, with product MINGKRIVVVLPAYNAESTLEATVREIPDVVDEIILVDDSSTDETVKLAHELGLTVAVHEQNQGYGGNQKTCYSKALAWGADVVVMIHPDYQYSPLLLTAMASMVAYNAYDLVLGSRMLGGGALRGGMPLYKYVANRALTGFQNLLLGAHLSEYHTGYRAYSSELLRSLPLAHNSDDFVFDNQVIAQCILLKARIGELSCPTRYFPEASSINFQRSVRYGLGVLATTLQCLFTKIGFVTPDKFRFPEPFLPQDEQVFALEDTHR from the coding sequence ATGATCAATGGAAAACGAATCGTAGTTGTCCTGCCAGCATATAATGCGGAGTCCACGCTTGAGGCCACGGTACGCGAGATACCGGACGTGGTGGATGAAATCATCCTCGTCGATGATTCCAGCACCGACGAGACGGTAAAGCTCGCCCATGAACTCGGCCTGACGGTTGCCGTACATGAGCAGAACCAGGGGTACGGCGGAAACCAGAAGACCTGTTACTCCAAGGCGCTCGCCTGGGGAGCCGACGTTGTGGTGATGATTCACCCCGACTACCAATACTCTCCCCTGCTTCTCACTGCGATGGCCAGCATGGTGGCCTACAACGCCTACGACCTGGTGCTCGGCTCCAGGATGCTTGGAGGGGGCGCTCTTCGAGGTGGCATGCCTCTCTATAAGTATGTGGCCAACCGCGCACTGACCGGCTTCCAGAACCTCTTGCTGGGCGCTCATCTGTCGGAGTATCACACCGGATATCGCGCCTACAGCAGCGAACTGCTTCGCTCCTTACCCCTTGCCCACAACTCGGACGACTTCGTTTTCGATAATCAGGTGATCGCTCAATGCATCCTGCTGAAGGCACGCATTGGCGAGCTATCCTGCCCGACGCGGTATTTTCCCGAAGCGTCATCCATCAACTTTCAGCGCAGCGTGAGGTATGGCCTTGGCGTGCTGGCGACAACGCTGCAGTGCCTGTTCACCAAGATTGGCTTCGTAACTCCAGATAAATTCAGATTTCCCGAGCCCTTTCTACCCCAGGACGAGCAGGTCTTCGCGCTTGAGGATACGCACCGGTGA
- the larE gene encoding ATP-dependent sacrificial sulfur transferase LarE — translation MSLILETKKRRLEERLREIGSVMVAYSGGIDSAYLAYAASRILGDRMLAVLADSASLPRREREEAQHFAAEHSIPLRIVTTHELEKDEYARNGADRCFHCKNELFDVMEHEMGSGEFAAIAYGLNLDDNQDFRPGQKAAREHGILAPLAEAGLTKEDVRALAHEAGLRLWDKPASACLSSRVEYGRRVTPEVLRTIEDAEEAMRRLGFRRFRVRHHGDIARIEIAVEEMAAALDVATMKVISKAVKAAGFRYVAIDCEGYRSGSMNEILPVEVLSGAGGHAPASLDRVKEDKTSA, via the coding sequence ATGAGCTTGATTCTGGAAACGAAGAAGCGGCGGCTGGAGGAGCGCCTGCGAGAAATTGGCAGCGTGATGGTTGCTTATTCCGGCGGAATCGATTCCGCCTATCTCGCCTACGCTGCCAGCCGCATTCTCGGGGACCGGATGCTTGCGGTGCTGGCGGATTCGGCAAGCCTGCCGCGAAGGGAACGCGAGGAGGCGCAACATTTTGCCGCGGAACACAGCATCCCATTGCGGATCGTGACGACCCATGAACTGGAGAAGGACGAGTACGCAAGGAACGGCGCGGATCGCTGCTTCCACTGCAAGAACGAGTTGTTCGACGTGATGGAGCACGAGATGGGGTCGGGCGAGTTTGCCGCAATCGCCTATGGGCTGAACCTCGATGACAATCAGGATTTTCGACCTGGCCAGAAGGCCGCGCGCGAGCATGGGATTCTTGCGCCGCTGGCCGAGGCAGGATTGACCAAGGAAGATGTGCGCGCCCTGGCCCACGAAGCGGGGTTGCGGCTGTGGGACAAACCCGCATCCGCCTGCCTTTCCTCGCGAGTGGAATATGGGAGGCGGGTAACGCCAGAGGTGCTGCGGACCATCGAGGATGCCGAAGAGGCGATGCGGCGGCTGGGCTTTCGCCGCTTTCGGGTACGGCACCATGGCGACATTGCGCGCATAGAGATTGCCGTTGAGGAGATGGCTGCGGCGCTCGATGTAGCAACGATGAAGGTGATCTCCAAGGCAGTCAAGGCCGCTGGGTTTCGCTATGTAGCTATCGATTGCGAGGGCTATCGCTCGGGATCGATGAACGAGATTCTGCCGGTGGAAGTCTTAAGTGGTGCCGGTGGGCATGCACCTGCAAGCTTAGACAGAGTGAAGGAAGATAAGACGAGCGCATGA
- a CDS encoding aldo/keto reductase, with amino-acid sequence MERREFLKSAAGAALITGLGSSANAFASGGEIPRRVLGRTGVPVSIVGVGGYHIGASSVPEEVGIRIIRTALDSGINFLDNCWDYNGGESERRMGKALRDGYRQKAFLMTKIDGRTAVAAQKQLDESLSRLQTDHIDLIQIHEVIRMEDPERVFAAGGALETLEKARKAGKVRFIGFTGHKSPAMHLHMIDTASQHHYTFDTVQMPVNVMDAQFNSFANQVIPVASKLGMGILGMKGLGGGIFLQSKTVKPVECLHYSISQKVHCQITGCDSMQILNQALDLARNFRPMDEAAMKALRARASSEAVTGELEKYKNTQNFDGTGRNPQWLG; translated from the coding sequence ATGGAACGTCGAGAGTTTTTGAAGTCGGCGGCTGGTGCGGCGTTGATCACCGGCCTGGGTTCCTCGGCCAATGCTTTCGCGTCTGGGGGAGAGATTCCCCGGCGCGTGCTCGGCCGCACAGGTGTTCCGGTCTCCATCGTAGGGGTAGGCGGCTATCACATCGGGGCTTCTTCCGTACCGGAGGAAGTGGGCATCCGCATTATCCGCACTGCTTTGGATTCGGGTATTAATTTTCTGGATAATTGCTGGGATTATAACGGTGGAGAGAGCGAGCGGCGCATGGGGAAGGCTCTGCGCGATGGCTACCGTCAGAAGGCCTTCCTGATGACAAAAATCGACGGGCGCACCGCGGTTGCGGCGCAGAAGCAGTTGGACGAATCGCTCTCCCGCCTGCAGACCGACCATATTGACCTGATCCAGATCCACGAAGTGATCCGCATGGAGGACCCGGAGCGGGTTTTCGCTGCCGGTGGCGCATTGGAGACACTGGAAAAAGCTCGGAAGGCGGGTAAGGTCCGATTCATCGGATTTACCGGTCATAAGAGTCCCGCAATGCACCTGCACATGATTGACACGGCCAGCCAGCACCACTATACCTTCGACACGGTGCAGATGCCGGTGAATGTGATGGACGCGCAATTCAACAGCTTTGCCAACCAGGTGATCCCGGTAGCGTCCAAACTGGGGATGGGGATCCTGGGCATGAAGGGGCTGGGCGGCGGCATCTTCCTGCAGAGCAAGACCGTCAAGCCGGTGGAGTGCCTGCACTATTCGATAAGCCAGAAGGTGCACTGCCAGATTACCGGCTGCGATTCCATGCAGATCCTGAACCAGGCGCTTGATCTGGCGCGGAACTTCCGCCCGATGGATGAGGCGGCGATGAAGGCTTTGCGGGCGCGTGCTTCGAGCGAAGCGGTGACTGGCGAGTTGGAGAAGTACAAGAACACCCAGAACTTTGACGGGACGGGCAGGAATCCGCAATGGCTGGGTTGA